In Myxococcus stipitatus, the following are encoded in one genomic region:
- a CDS encoding UDP-N-acetylmuramoyl-L-alanyl-D-glutamate--2,6-diaminopimelate ligase: MKLTDVLAGCGAEQTSGGRSAVDVTGVTQDSRRVKPGDLFVAIPGTKEDGAQFIGEAVSRGAVAVVSEKPVPSSQVPFFKVGSARKALALIAANFHGRPADKLTLLGVTGTNGKTTTTYLLEAMSTAAYASTGVIGTLGYKFGGNTVSTANTTPDALELHRIFREMVDAGVETVVMEVSSHALAQERVHGLTFKAAGFANLSRDHLDYHKDMEDYFQAKRKLFAENLSATGVGVVNGDDTYASRIYNELRGQKRMAWKFSRQGNGEISAADVTFTLSGIKGTLKTPAGDIPLKSKLLGPHNLENILLAVGIGLGAGFSRREVQEGIERMMPVAGRMERVENYGPAGAPAVLVDYAHTDDALKRALEASRSLAKGRVIVVFGCGGDRDKGKRPLMGAVAAEAADLAVITSDNPRTEDPDEIISQVTPGLEKGGLRRISAGKAKSGEKGYLVDADRRAAIEQAIGLATADDVVLVAGKGHETYQQVGQEKHNFDDRQAAAKALANRTPG; the protein is encoded by the coding sequence ATGAAGCTGACGGATGTCCTCGCAGGGTGTGGTGCCGAGCAGACCTCGGGCGGTCGTTCCGCGGTCGACGTCACCGGTGTGACCCAGGACTCGCGGCGTGTGAAGCCTGGCGACTTGTTCGTCGCCATTCCCGGCACCAAGGAGGACGGTGCCCAGTTCATCGGCGAGGCCGTGTCACGGGGTGCCGTGGCGGTGGTCTCCGAGAAGCCGGTGCCTTCCTCGCAGGTGCCCTTCTTCAAGGTGGGCAGCGCGCGCAAGGCGTTGGCGCTCATCGCCGCGAACTTCCATGGCCGCCCGGCCGACAAGCTGACGCTCCTGGGCGTCACGGGCACCAACGGGAAGACGACCACGACGTATCTCCTGGAGGCGATGAGCACGGCGGCCTATGCGTCCACCGGCGTCATCGGAACGCTGGGCTACAAGTTCGGTGGCAACACGGTGTCCACGGCGAACACCACCCCGGATGCGCTGGAGCTGCACCGCATCTTCCGGGAGATGGTGGACGCGGGCGTGGAGACGGTGGTGATGGAGGTCTCCAGCCACGCGCTCGCGCAGGAGCGCGTGCACGGGCTGACCTTCAAGGCCGCGGGCTTCGCGAATCTGAGCCGTGACCACCTGGACTACCACAAGGACATGGAGGACTACTTCCAGGCGAAGCGGAAGCTGTTCGCCGAGAACCTGTCCGCCACGGGTGTGGGCGTCGTGAATGGCGACGACACGTACGCCAGCCGCATCTACAACGAGCTGCGCGGCCAGAAGCGCATGGCGTGGAAGTTCAGCCGCCAGGGCAATGGCGAGATTTCCGCCGCGGACGTCACCTTCACGCTCTCGGGCATCAAGGGCACGCTGAAGACGCCGGCGGGTGACATCCCGCTCAAGAGCAAGCTGCTCGGTCCCCACAACCTGGAGAACATCCTCCTGGCGGTGGGCATTGGCCTGGGCGCGGGCTTCTCGCGCCGCGAGGTGCAGGAAGGCATCGAGCGCATGATGCCGGTGGCCGGCCGCATGGAGCGCGTGGAGAACTACGGCCCGGCGGGAGCGCCCGCCGTGCTGGTGGACTACGCGCACACGGACGACGCGCTCAAGCGCGCGCTGGAGGCCTCGCGTTCGCTGGCCAAGGGCCGCGTCATCGTCGTCTTCGGCTGCGGTGGAGACCGGGACAAGGGCAAGCGTCCGCTGATGGGCGCGGTGGCCGCGGAGGCCGCGGACCTGGCCGTCATCACCAGCGACAACCCCCGCACGGAGGACCCGGACGAAATCATCAGCCAGGTGACGCCGGGCCTGGAGAAGGGCGGCCTGCGCCGCATCTCCGCGGGCAAGGCGAAGTCGGGCGAGAAGGGCTACCTGGTGGACGCGGACCGCCGCGCGGCCATCGAGCAGGCCATTGGCCTGGCGACGGCCGACGACGTCGTCCTCGTCGCTGGAAAGGGCCACGAGACCTACCAGCAGGTGGGCCAGGAGAAGCACAACTTCGATGACCGCCAGGCGGCGGCGAAGGCGCTGGCGAACCGCACTCCCGGCTGA
- the mraZ gene encoding division/cell wall cluster transcriptional repressor MraZ, with translation MFRGVYEHQIDAKGRTSLPAKLRETLVGAYDERLIITTALDRCLHAYPVREWEALEASLARRNPMEPGVKTLMRLYVASAQECPLDRLGRLLIPPSLRSYAGLEKDVVWAGMVKVIELWSREGWAKAQEEARQEAASADVMKVLSELRHA, from the coding sequence GTGTTCCGAGGCGTCTATGAGCACCAGATCGACGCGAAGGGGCGGACGAGCCTCCCGGCGAAGCTCCGGGAAACCCTGGTCGGGGCGTATGACGAGCGGCTCATCATCACCACGGCCCTGGACCGGTGCCTCCACGCCTACCCGGTGCGGGAGTGGGAGGCGCTCGAGGCGTCTCTCGCGCGGCGCAACCCCATGGAGCCCGGGGTGAAGACGCTGATGCGCCTGTACGTGGCGAGCGCGCAGGAGTGCCCGTTGGACCGTCTGGGCCGCCTGCTCATCCCCCCCTCACTTCGAAGCTATGCGGGGTTGGAGAAGGACGTGGTGTGGGCGGGGATGGTGAAGGTCATCGAGCTGTGGAGCCGCGAGGGTTGGGCGAAGGCCCAGGAAGAGGCCCGCCAGGAAGCGGCCTCCGCGGACGTGATGAAGGTGCTCTCCGAGCTGCGGCACGCGTAG
- a CDS encoding UDP-N-acetylmuramoyl-tripeptide--D-alanyl-D-alanine ligase, translating into MAARFSDEEVVQATGATRRGGSGPAVFNAVCTDTRALTQGCLFVALVGERFDAHAFVDAAARGGAAAAVVAKGRPLPVLPEGFVLYEVDDTLMALGALGRHHRQRFRIPICAVGGSNGKTTTKEMVGAILATRGPALKTEGNFNNEIGVPLTLFRLEPQHVAAVIEVGMNRPGEIERLTRVVQPDAGVITVVQPEHLEGLGSLQGVADAEGEMFQEMGAGTTIVVNADDALIPAQAERSTANRLTFGRVESADVRLVSVETKGLEGMVATVRHLGREWPVRLSFIGPHNAQNATAAFAVALALGYTPEECVRGLEAARPYSRRLNVVAGQGGVTVIDDCYNANPASMDAALETLGTLVTAEGRAVAVLGDMLELGPGELEEHARLGELAGSKAALVAFFGPRSAEGFKRAGLGGSAAHFTEVEPLVAWLTPRLRPRDVVLVKASRGMRLERVVAALTGSAAPSGGNH; encoded by the coding sequence ATGGCAGCTCGATTCAGCGACGAAGAGGTGGTGCAGGCGACCGGGGCGACCCGGCGTGGAGGCTCCGGGCCGGCCGTCTTCAACGCGGTCTGCACCGATACGCGCGCGCTCACCCAGGGCTGCCTTTTCGTGGCCCTGGTGGGCGAGCGCTTCGACGCACACGCCTTCGTGGACGCGGCGGCCCGTGGTGGCGCCGCGGCCGCGGTGGTGGCGAAGGGCCGTCCCCTTCCGGTGCTGCCGGAGGGCTTTGTCCTCTATGAAGTGGACGACACGCTGATGGCGTTGGGGGCCCTGGGCCGCCACCACCGTCAGCGCTTCCGCATCCCCATCTGCGCGGTGGGCGGCTCCAACGGGAAGACGACCACCAAGGAGATGGTGGGCGCCATCCTGGCCACGCGCGGGCCGGCGCTGAAGACGGAGGGCAACTTCAACAACGAAATCGGTGTCCCCCTGACGCTGTTCCGGCTGGAGCCCCAGCACGTGGCGGCGGTCATCGAGGTGGGGATGAACCGGCCCGGTGAAATCGAGCGGCTCACGCGAGTCGTCCAGCCGGACGCGGGTGTCATCACCGTCGTCCAGCCGGAGCACCTGGAGGGCTTGGGCAGCCTTCAGGGCGTGGCCGACGCGGAAGGGGAGATGTTCCAGGAGATGGGCGCGGGGACCACCATCGTGGTCAACGCGGACGACGCGCTCATCCCCGCCCAGGCCGAGCGCAGCACGGCGAACCGCCTGACGTTCGGCCGCGTGGAGAGCGCGGACGTGCGGCTGGTGTCGGTGGAGACGAAGGGGCTCGAGGGCATGGTGGCCACGGTGCGCCACCTGGGCCGCGAGTGGCCCGTGCGCTTGTCCTTCATCGGCCCGCACAACGCGCAGAACGCCACGGCGGCCTTCGCGGTGGCGCTGGCGTTGGGCTACACGCCGGAGGAGTGCGTGCGGGGGCTGGAGGCGGCGCGTCCGTACTCGCGGCGCCTCAACGTGGTGGCGGGGCAGGGCGGGGTGACGGTGATTGACGACTGTTACAACGCGAACCCCGCGTCGATGGACGCGGCGCTCGAGACGCTGGGCACGCTGGTGACGGCCGAGGGCCGCGCGGTGGCGGTGCTGGGCGACATGTTGGAGCTGGGCCCGGGAGAGCTGGAGGAGCACGCGCGGTTGGGCGAGCTCGCCGGGAGCAAGGCGGCGCTGGTGGCCTTCTTCGGGCCCCGCTCCGCCGAGGGATTCAAGCGCGCGGGGCTGGGTGGGTCCGCGGCGCATTTCACGGAGGTGGAGCCGCTGGTGGCGTGGTTGACGCCGCGGCTCAGGCCTCGGGACGTGGTGCTGGTGAAGGCGAGCCGCGGGATGCGGCTGGAGCGCGTGGTGGCCGCCCTGACGGGTTCGGCCGCGCCCTCCGGAGGAAACCACTAG
- the ftsL gene encoding cell division protein FtsL, translating into MSKASSQRGSVSVTGVLMHLLPAVLLFALFAAVGILHVTSRVMVVDMGYRLSRAEAESRSLTRENDRLKLELATLKAPGRLERVAREQLGMAMPAGSAVVSLSAEKPARSSASAAAPSQDKPGVRVAGRGGAGR; encoded by the coding sequence ATGAGCAAGGCGTCGTCCCAGCGTGGCTCCGTGTCGGTGACGGGCGTGCTGATGCATCTGTTGCCCGCCGTCCTCCTGTTCGCCCTCTTCGCCGCGGTGGGCATCCTCCACGTCACCAGCCGGGTGATGGTGGTGGACATGGGCTACCGCCTGTCGCGCGCGGAGGCGGAGAGCCGCTCGCTGACGCGGGAGAATGATCGCCTCAAGCTGGAGCTGGCCACGCTCAAGGCCCCGGGCCGTCTGGAGCGCGTGGCCCGCGAGCAGCTGGGCATGGCCATGCCCGCCGGAAGCGCGGTGGTGTCGCTGTCCGCGGAGAAGCCCGCGCGGAGCAGCGCGTCCGCGGCGGCCCCGTCCCAGGACAAGCCCGGCGTGCGGGTGGCGGGACGCGGAGGCGCGGGGCGGTGA
- a CDS encoding penicillin-binding protein: MRDFKATRAPEPNAKGLKLRVQLLFGLFLLLLGVAFGRAVQLQVFEQEKLRGMAQDQYVRQIEIPARRGDIFDRRGAPLAQSVEVDSIWVDPSMLPDVRQSARAMAKVLKVDAEELTARLTRAKRFAWVKRQAKPQEVAAVKELGLPGLGFTKEPKRFYPQRELGAHVVGTVGLDGKGLEGLELAFEDELSGQNSRMSGFRDAKGRKLLVQGALDPLQRQGAAVTLTLDRHLQYVAEKALAKAVEDAKGVAGMVVALDPKTGELLALANYPRFNPNTPESSSRAGMRNRAALDTFEPGSTLKPLVVATALDEKAITSESVFFCENGAWRIGRHTINDHGSHGWLAPRDILRTSSNICMAKIAQVLGREKMVAGYHAFGFTERTGLSLPGEGRGVIPFPKAEVSLATQSFGQGMTATAVQIAAGIGALANDGVLMRPYLVSKVVDPDGVVLLENRPTEVRRAVSAKVAREVVGMLESVVGKGGTATRAFMEEYRVAGKTGTAQKADPVARGYSDKRIGSFVGMVPAEDPRIVILVVVDEPKTDVYGGFVAAPAFKEIATAAMAHLAVPPSRTAAPGSAVAAASPAPAAAKPVAKATEPVRPVLVEADSESPDLGTVRVPDVQGAGGREAVVKLLAAALEPQVQGSGRVVSQTPAAGSLVEKGARVTLELAARQ; this comes from the coding sequence GTGAGGGACTTCAAGGCGACCCGGGCTCCCGAGCCCAACGCGAAGGGACTGAAGCTGCGCGTGCAGCTCTTGTTCGGCCTCTTCCTGCTCCTTCTGGGGGTTGCCTTCGGCCGCGCCGTGCAGCTCCAGGTGTTCGAGCAGGAGAAGCTGCGCGGGATGGCCCAGGACCAGTACGTCCGCCAGATTGAGATTCCGGCCCGCCGCGGCGACATCTTCGACCGGCGCGGCGCGCCCCTGGCCCAGAGCGTGGAGGTGGACTCCATCTGGGTGGACCCGTCCATGCTTCCCGACGTGCGCCAGTCCGCGCGCGCGATGGCCAAGGTGTTGAAGGTGGACGCGGAGGAGCTGACCGCGCGCCTGACGCGGGCCAAGCGCTTCGCGTGGGTGAAGCGCCAGGCCAAGCCCCAGGAAGTGGCCGCCGTGAAGGAGCTGGGCCTGCCGGGGCTGGGCTTCACCAAGGAGCCCAAGCGCTTCTATCCGCAGCGCGAACTGGGCGCGCACGTGGTGGGCACCGTGGGCCTGGACGGCAAGGGCCTGGAGGGCCTGGAGCTCGCGTTCGAGGACGAGCTGTCCGGACAGAACTCCCGCATGTCGGGCTTCCGCGACGCCAAGGGCCGCAAGCTGCTGGTGCAGGGCGCGTTGGATCCGCTCCAGCGTCAGGGCGCGGCCGTCACGCTGACGCTGGACAGGCATCTGCAGTACGTGGCGGAGAAGGCCCTGGCCAAGGCCGTGGAGGACGCCAAGGGCGTCGCCGGCATGGTGGTGGCGTTGGATCCGAAGACGGGTGAGCTCCTGGCGCTGGCCAACTACCCACGCTTCAACCCCAACACCCCCGAGTCCAGCTCTCGCGCGGGGATGCGCAACCGCGCCGCCCTGGACACCTTCGAGCCGGGCTCCACGCTCAAACCGCTGGTGGTCGCAACCGCGCTGGACGAGAAGGCGATAACCTCCGAGAGCGTCTTCTTCTGTGAGAACGGCGCCTGGCGGATTGGCCGCCACACCATCAACGACCATGGTTCCCACGGGTGGTTGGCCCCGAGGGACATCCTGCGGACCTCCTCGAATATCTGCATGGCGAAGATTGCCCAGGTCCTGGGCCGCGAGAAGATGGTGGCCGGCTACCACGCCTTCGGCTTCACCGAGCGCACCGGGCTGTCCCTTCCTGGCGAGGGCCGGGGCGTCATCCCGTTCCCGAAGGCGGAAGTGTCCCTGGCCACCCAGTCCTTCGGGCAGGGCATGACGGCCACCGCGGTGCAGATTGCGGCTGGCATTGGTGCGCTGGCTAACGATGGCGTGCTCATGCGTCCCTACCTGGTGTCGAAGGTGGTGGACCCTGACGGAGTCGTGCTGTTGGAGAACCGCCCCACGGAAGTTCGCCGGGCGGTCTCCGCGAAGGTGGCGCGGGAGGTCGTGGGCATGCTCGAGTCCGTGGTGGGCAAGGGAGGCACCGCGACCCGCGCCTTCATGGAGGAGTACCGGGTGGCGGGCAAGACGGGCACCGCCCAGAAGGCGGACCCGGTGGCCCGTGGCTACTCGGACAAGCGCATCGGTTCCTTCGTCGGCATGGTGCCGGCCGAGGATCCTCGCATCGTCATTCTCGTGGTGGTGGACGAACCCAAGACAGACGTGTACGGGGGGTTCGTGGCTGCCCCCGCTTTCAAGGAAATTGCGACCGCTGCCATGGCTCACCTGGCCGTGCCTCCGTCTCGGACGGCGGCACCCGGGAGCGCCGTGGCTGCCGCATCCCCCGCGCCTGCCGCGGCGAAGCCGGTGGCCAAGGCCACCGAGCCCGTCCGGCCGGTGTTGGTGGAGGCGGATTCGGAGAGCCCTGACCTCGGCACGGTGCGTGTGCCGGACGTCCAGGGCGCCGGTGGCCGTGAGGCCGTGGTGAAGCTGCTCGCCGCGGCATTGGAGCCACAGGTACAGGGAAGTGGACGTGTGGTGTCTCAAACCCCCGCCGCCGGCTCGCTGGTGGAGAAGGGGGCCCGGGTGACGCTGGAGCTGGCGGCGCGGCAATAA
- a CDS encoding STAS domain-containing protein translates to MNQVLEVRRRATSAVVGAERVETLMLEGELDEQDLVKLCDEITQRMHRGMRQVVLDLSEVGHLNYRGVKPLMARAEALRRAGGDLKLSGLSPYLAAIFRAAGAHDAFEIYPHMNDARAAFALARSPFV, encoded by the coding sequence ATGAATCAGGTTCTGGAGGTACGGCGGAGGGCGACCAGCGCGGTGGTGGGCGCGGAGCGTGTGGAGACGCTCATGCTGGAGGGCGAGCTGGACGAGCAGGACCTGGTGAAGCTGTGCGACGAAATCACCCAGCGCATGCACCGCGGGATGCGCCAGGTGGTGTTGGACCTGTCCGAGGTGGGGCACCTCAACTACCGGGGCGTCAAGCCGCTGATGGCCCGGGCCGAGGCGCTGCGCCGCGCGGGGGGCGACCTCAAGCTGTCCGGCCTGTCGCCGTACCTGGCCGCCATCTTCCGGGCCGCCGGCGCGCACGACGCGTTTGAAATCTACCCGCACATGAACGATGCCCGCGCCGCCTTCGCGCTCGCGCGGTCTCCCTTCGTCTGA
- the mraY gene encoding phospho-N-acetylmuramoyl-pentapeptide-transferase yields the protein MLYLLYELIQNTEAGRILNFLRYPTFRIIAAGVFALVLGMLIGPRLIDRLRLNQYGQSNVRENTPDSHQKKKGTPTMGGTLILICIAAGTLLFADLKSRVIWVVLLLTFGYGFIGFLDDWLKLSKRNSKGLAGRKKMALQTFFYLVAVFGLLTTWTHPDGSFGPTLLINTRLTLPFIPSHWFNLDLGWFYVVFAWLVIVGTSNAVNLTDGLDGLAIVPTIVSAITFAVLCYVAGTTLSIADSVTVGGTTKLVATPLYQYLGILQVPGGAELAVFCASIVGAGISFLWFNTYPASVFMGDIGSLALGGALGALAVLSKNEVVSAIIHGIFFAEALSVMIQVASFKMTGKRVFKMAPVHHHFELKGLAEPKIIVRFWIVSILCGGVALLSLKLR from the coding sequence GTGCTGTACCTGCTCTACGAGCTCATCCAGAACACGGAGGCGGGGCGCATCCTCAACTTCTTGCGCTACCCCACCTTCCGCATCATCGCCGCCGGAGTCTTCGCGCTCGTGCTGGGCATGCTGATTGGTCCGCGCCTCATCGACAGGCTGCGGCTGAATCAGTACGGGCAGAGCAACGTGCGTGAGAACACGCCGGACTCGCATCAGAAGAAGAAGGGCACGCCCACCATGGGTGGCACGCTCATCCTCATCTGCATCGCGGCGGGCACGCTGCTCTTCGCGGACCTGAAGAGCCGGGTCATCTGGGTGGTGCTGCTGCTCACCTTCGGCTACGGCTTCATCGGCTTCCTGGACGACTGGCTCAAGCTGTCCAAGCGCAACTCGAAGGGCCTGGCCGGGCGCAAGAAGATGGCGCTGCAGACCTTCTTCTACCTGGTGGCCGTCTTCGGGCTGCTCACCACGTGGACCCATCCGGATGGCTCGTTCGGCCCCACGCTGCTCATCAACACGCGGCTGACGCTGCCGTTCATCCCCTCGCACTGGTTCAACCTGGACCTGGGCTGGTTCTACGTGGTGTTCGCGTGGCTGGTCATCGTGGGGACGTCCAACGCGGTGAATCTCACCGACGGCCTGGACGGGCTCGCCATCGTCCCGACCATCGTCTCGGCCATCACCTTCGCGGTGCTCTGCTACGTGGCGGGCACCACGCTGAGCATCGCGGACTCGGTGACGGTGGGTGGGACGACGAAGCTGGTGGCGACGCCGCTGTATCAGTACCTGGGTATCCTCCAGGTGCCGGGTGGCGCGGAGCTGGCGGTGTTCTGCGCGTCCATCGTCGGTGCGGGCATCTCGTTCCTGTGGTTCAACACCTACCCGGCCTCCGTCTTCATGGGCGACATCGGCTCGCTGGCGCTGGGTGGCGCGCTGGGCGCGCTGGCGGTGCTGTCCAAGAACGAGGTGGTGTCCGCCATCATCCACGGCATCTTCTTCGCGGAGGCGCTGAGCGTGATGATTCAGGTGGCCTCCTTCAAGATGACGGGAAAGCGCGTCTTCAAGATGGCGCCGGTGCATCACCACTTCGAGCTCAAGGGCCTGGCCGAGCCGAAGATCATCGTCCGTTTCTGGATCGTCTCCATCCTCTGTGGTGGCGTGGCGCTCCTATCGCTGAAGCTGCGCTGA
- the rsmH gene encoding 16S rRNA (cytosine(1402)-N(4))-methyltransferase RsmH, with protein MGASDFHHHTVLLREAVELLRPGAGKVIIDGTLGGGGHTEALLAQGASVVGVDRDPVALAAATSRLGSNPRFQGRAGNFADLPRVAADLMPVDGVLVDLGVSSPQLDVAERGFSFSKDGPLDMRMGADGLTAAELIASTDEQELVRILKEYGEEPFARPIARELKRALPTRTLEAAEVVKRAVPRKAWPTRIHVATRTFQALRMAVNQELEALDSLLSALPSLLKVGGRAAVISFHSLEDRKVKEAFRALEGRCTCPPGLPVCACGYVGNFTVVTKKAVAASEEEVEVNPRSRSAHLRVVEKVR; from the coding sequence GTGGGGGCCTCGGACTTCCATCACCACACCGTCTTGCTGCGTGAAGCGGTGGAGTTGCTGCGGCCAGGAGCGGGGAAGGTGATCATCGACGGCACACTGGGTGGTGGTGGCCACACGGAGGCGCTCCTGGCTCAGGGGGCGTCCGTCGTCGGCGTCGACCGCGACCCGGTGGCGCTCGCGGCGGCCACCTCGCGCCTGGGGTCCAACCCCCGCTTCCAGGGCCGCGCGGGCAACTTCGCGGACCTGCCGCGCGTGGCCGCGGACCTGATGCCCGTGGATGGCGTGCTGGTGGACCTGGGCGTGTCCTCGCCCCAGTTGGATGTCGCCGAGCGCGGCTTCTCCTTCTCCAAGGACGGCCCGCTGGACATGCGCATGGGGGCCGACGGCCTCACGGCCGCGGAGCTCATCGCCTCCACCGACGAGCAGGAGCTCGTGCGCATCCTGAAGGAATACGGCGAAGAGCCGTTCGCGCGGCCCATCGCCCGCGAGCTCAAGCGCGCGCTGCCCACGCGCACGCTGGAGGCGGCGGAGGTCGTCAAGCGCGCGGTGCCTCGCAAGGCGTGGCCCACGCGCATCCACGTCGCCACCCGGACCTTCCAGGCGCTGCGCATGGCGGTCAACCAGGAGCTGGAGGCGCTCGACTCGCTGTTGTCCGCGCTGCCCTCGCTGCTCAAGGTGGGCGGCCGCGCGGCGGTCATCTCCTTCCACTCGCTGGAGGACCGCAAGGTGAAGGAGGCGTTCCGCGCGCTGGAGGGCCGCTGCACCTGCCCGCCGGGCCTGCCCGTCTGCGCCTGCGGCTACGTGGGCAACTTCACCGTGGTGACGAAGAAGGCCGTGGCCGCCTCGGAAGAAGAGGTGGAGGTCAATCCCCGCTCTCGAAGCGCGCACCTGCGCGTGGTGGAGAAAGTGCGATGA